CGGCTCGGCGGTGGTGAGATCCACCAGCCGGACGGGCGGTCCGAGATCGACCAGCGTCGGGACGAAGGACGCCTCCGCGACGGCCCAGTCGTCCTCGGGAGTCCGCTCGAACGTGAAGTGGGCGGCCACACCCTCCTCGGTGATGCCGCGTGGCTCGGCATGCCGGGCCACGCTGTTGCCGAGCCCGTAGGCGACCCAGGTGTCCCCGATCTTCTCGAAGGGCTGCACCACGTGGGCGTGGTGCCCGATGATCAGGTCGATCGCCGGGTCGCCCGCCAGCTGCTCGGCGAGTTCGATCTGGGACTCGCTCGGCTCGTGCTGGTACTCCACGCCCCAGTGCAGGCTGGCGACGACCACGTCCGCGCCCGCCTCCTCGGCGGCCCGCGCGCCCGCCAGGATCTCGTCGGCGTCCAGCAGGTTCGACATCCACGGCTTGTCCGGCGGCAGGCTCGTGCCGGTGTTGAAGCCGAAGGTGTGCGACACGTGACCGACCTGCACGCCGTCGACGTCCCGGACCAGCGGAGTCGTCGCCTCCTCCTCGGTTCTGGCCGCGCCCGTCTGATCGATGCCGACCTCGTCGAGCCGGTCCAGGGTGCGCACGACGCCCTCCTCCCCCTGATCCACCGTGTGATTGGACGCCGTGGTGCAGACGTCGTAACCCGCTGCGGCGAGGCCGTCGGCGACCTCGGGCGGCGCGCTGAACAACGGCCAGCCCAAGAACGGGCCCTCTGGAGCCGCGAGCGGCACCTCCAGGTGACATAACCCCACGTCGGCGGCGGACAGCAGCGGTTCGAGTCCGGCGAACAACGGGGCGAAGTCCCGTCCACCGCCCGACTCGGCACCGTCCAGCTCGGCCTGTTCGGTGAGTGGGGGGTGGATCAGGACGTCTCCGGTCGCGACCAGAGAGAAGGAGTCCTGCGGCCCGGCGTCCGATGTCGACTCCTGTGCCGACTCGCCGGGCGCCTCGCCCACAGGTCGCGTCGGCGTGGCCACGACCGGGCTCCCGACGCACCCGGCCGCCATCGTCGCCACCATGCCTAAGGCCACCACAGTGGCCACACGAAAGTGTTGATCGCGAGCGTCGAAGCCACTAAACATGTACTGAAAGTAGCGCTAACACCCAAATCGAGCAGAAGGGCCATTCGGGCTATCGCCCAGATCGACTAGTCGACTATCATGATCCACGCCGCCGCTAACACTGAGTCACCAGTGAGGTGAGCGACCATGGCGCCCACTCGAAGCTTCCTCTTCTACCGGCGAGTCCGGGGACGAGACACCGTCTACGGACCCTGCACGAATCAGGTGGAGCTGAGCGAGGATCGCCGCAGGCTGTACCTGCGGCTGGCCTCCACCGCGCGGTTCGCCGTGACGCTCGACTGGCGAGGGGTGTTCTCGCTGATCGAGGCGCTGGAGACCGACACGACGCTCGGCGTGCCCTGTGTGCACGAGGAACACGGACCGATCGCCCTGCTGGTCGAGGTCTACAAGCGGAAGATGGCGCTCTCGCTGACCGTCGAGGACAGCCCCATCACGGTCGTCTTCGACTCGCGGGAGCTGGCCGAGCTGGTGGATCACCTGCGCAACGGGATGCGCTACCTCGAAGGAACCCGGACAGGGTGACGGGGAGAAACCCTGACGGGTCCGCAGAGCGGGCTAGGGGTCGATCTCGGGTGTCCGCCCGATGGCCTCGGGCCGCCGCCGAGCGAAGCTTGAGCCATGACAGAACACAGACTGGTCACCGACGCGAAGTCCCGGCTTCGAAGAATCCGTCGTAGCAGGCAGGATCGGATGCTCGCAGGCGTGAGCGGCGGCCTCGGCACGGCCCTCGGCGTCGACCCGGCGCTGGTCCGCATCGGCTTCGTCGTGCTCAGCATCATCGGCCTCGGCCTCGGCGTGGCCGCCTACGCCGTCTGCTGGCTGATCATCCCGGAGGAGGACTACTGATGCGGCCCGCCTCGCTGCCGGAGTCTCGGCCCGCCGCCGAGGTGCGCGCCCGCGGCAGACCCACGATCACAGGGCGAGTCCGCCGCGAAAGCGGTCCGTCCAGCGGTCGCTGCTCCACGCCCACGGCGGCCTGGCTCGGCAGCCGATCTCGTTCCCGCCGCATCAGGAACTCCGGCCCGTCCCGGTCCGCTGCGCTCCACACCGCCTCGGCCGCTGCGGCCGGGCTCGGGAACGCCGCGTAGTCGACTCGACGCGGACCGTCCAGACATCTCCGACCAGATCCGGGCCGGTGCACCGAGAATCCGGACGGCATCGGCCATCGGCAGTCCTGCGGGCAGCGGCTCGTAGCGATAGACGTCCGCGAGGGTGTGCACCCATCGCTCCGGAATCGGCTCCCGCTCGTCCGTCGACTGCCGTTGATCGAGGTACCACCGCATCTCCGGGCACAGCACCACGTCGAAAGCCCGCCTCGGCGGCGAGTCTGCCCGCCTCCTCGCCGCGCCAGGACCCGACCACCATGAACCATGAACTCGACTGACTCGTCGAGCGCCCGGCATCGACGATCTCGTCCCAGCCCAACACCCGCCGCCCCCGCGAACGCAGGCGGGCGGCAGGCTCCCGAAGCACTCTGCCGGTCGGTGCGGTCAACACCGGACAGCGCGAGTCGCGGCACCTCGCTCACTGTTCTCCCGCTGCTCGGTGGTCACCTCGTCGCCGCCGATGCAGATCCATTCACCGGGCCCGACAGCAGGCAACTGTTCGAAGCCGTTTCTCGACGAACCGCAGGCTGTCGTCCGTTGCCCGCAGCCCGGCTCGTCCGCACCCCGACCAACGCAGACGACTCCCGGCTCCGGACAGGCGCGGTCGGGGCGCGGCGGCGACCGTGCACTCGATCGCGAGCGTGGCCAGAGTCGCCGCGTAGGTGCCGATCTCCCGAGATCCTGCGGCGTGCAACAGCCCCGCCTACCGGGGCCGAACCCGGCGGGGCCGACGGCGGCGAGAGCCCAAGGGTCTGCCCGAACACCGAGCTGAGCCCGTGGGGACGATCCCGGTGCCCACTCCGGACGAGAGAGCGGCCTCCGGAGAGAGCACGAGCGTCCCGCCGTCGGACCGAGCCGGTCGGGGCCGGGACACCAGTGCGCCGCAGCGATCGTCGGGCGCGGTCACTGGTGCACCAGCTCCACCCAGCGACGCACGGCATCGGCCTCGATCGGCGAGTGCCAGTCCCGGCGGACGGCACCGCCGACGTGGAAGCGGCGGACGCCTCGCTCCCGCAGCCGCGCGACGTGGGCGGCGCGCAGGCCGCCGCCCACCAGCAGCAGCTCGTCGGCGGGAGCCAAGGCGTCGACGAAGTCGATCAGCTCCGGCCAGTCCCGCTCGACCCCGGCAGGGCCGCCTGCGGTGAGCACCGCGTCGCAGCCGAGCGCCTCGGCCTGGGCCCACGCGGCCCGCCGGTCCGTCGCGTTGTCCACCGCGCGATGAAAGGTCCAGCGGCAGCCGTCCAGCTCGGCCAGCAGAGTCAGACAGGCGGCCTCGTCCACTCGGCCGTGCACCGTGAGGAAGCCCAGCACGAACTCCTCCACGCCCGCGTCTCGCAGCTCACCCGCCGAACGACGCAGCCCGTCCAGGTCGTGCGGGAGGAAGCCTGCCGCGTCCCGAAGCATCACGCGCGCGGGCAGATCGGTGGCGGCCAGCACGCTGCGCACCGTGGCGACGTCGGGGGTCAGCCCGTCCGCCGCCATGTTCGCGACGAGTTCCAGCCGGTCGGCTCCCCCGGCCTGCGCAGCCTCCGCGTCCACCGCGTCGAGCGCGATGACCTCCAGCAGTCCATCGGCCACTCGCTTCGTCCCCTCTGCTCTGGCGCGGGTGCGCCGCCCACCGACCAGCCTAGCGGTGTGGTCTAGACCTCTTTGGCGGAATGGGCGGGTGGACACGGCGCGTCGGCGACTGCGGTCGGACCGCCGAGCGCCGTTCCCCCGAGGACTGGTGTGGCAGTCGACGGTCGACGGCATGGCCTGCTTCCCGACTGACGGTCGCGGCTGAGGACCCGACGGGGAACCGCGATCCCCACCCTGTCGGGTCGCAGCCGCGTCGGCCGAGTCCGGCTGCCCGGCCGAGCCGGGAGGGGCGGTCTCACGGGCAGGCGAATCGTGCCCATCGCGGCAGAATCTCGGTGATCCTCGACAGTCCGGCAACCTCCCCGGAACCCCGGCTGAACTGGACAGACAGGTCCACCGTCGAGATCGGACCCACCCTCCGACGGAAAGAGTTCAAAAAAGTTTGCCCGCAGATGTATCTGGCGGCCGGTCGCTCCCTCCTGTCTCACAGGTCGTTCACACGGCCGGTGGGGGGAAGCCGCGGATCGCGGTGGCAGGGGGAGCGGCAGGAGTTCGCTTGGGGGAGCGAATGCCACACGCCGTTCGGCTGCCGTGGTCCGCGGCGCGGTCCCTTCGCGGATGGCTGGGGGTGTGAAGGGGCGGGGGGGGGGCACGGCTGCCGACGGGTGGGGCGCACGGGGGACGCCCCACCCGTCGGCAGCCGCCTGAACATCTCCCGAACGATCGTGCGTACTGGGGGCAGTTCGCACTGATGATCACGCACGACATCTGTTCAGTAGCGCTGCGCCGGACGGGCACCGTTCCAAGATCGCCTGCGTCTTACCGGCCAGCCGACCAAGGGAGAAACAGCGTGACCAGTTCCGAGAAGCAGCAGAAGGTCGACATCGAGGAGTTCGAGGCGGAGTTCCCGCCGGTCCAGGAGGACGCCGCAGGCGAGGCCGGTGCGGCGACCGAGACCGAGGAGCGGCCCGGCCGGGTGCCACCCCGCAAGCCGACCCCTGGCGGGGGCATTCAGGACCCGGTGAGCGAGCCCGGCAAGCTCAACTGACCAACTGGTTTCTGTGATCAGTGCCACTAGTCCATTCGTGTGGCCGATGTATCTGGTTGAGATGTTGTCGCTCTTATCTACATAGGCCGGTTCCGCCCCTACTGCGGGCCGGAACCGGCCTTGCGGCGTCCTGGCTGAGACGATGGCGGACTGGGGGTCGGAAGGGGGAAGCAGCGTGAACCACACGCGGGCGGGCCAGTCAGAGCTGTCCTGGCATGAACTCGACGGCTATGAACGGCATGAGGCCTGTCTGATCGCGGCACGCGCGGGCGACCGCGATGCGCTGAATGCGCTGGTCACCGATCTGACCCCGTTGGTCTGGCGCGTCGCCAGGGCACGGGGTCTCAGTACTCCGGTGGCGGAAGACGTGGTGCAGACGGTCTGGCTGCTGCTACTCCGCAGCCTGCACTCGCTGGAAGACCCACGAGCGTTGGCAGCCTGGCTGATCACGACGACCCGGCGGGAAGCCATCCGATCCCTCCGTGGCGACCGAGACCCTTCATTGCCTGCCGACGTACTCGACGACCTACCCACGCAGCACCACCTGCCAGAGCCTGAGGCGCTGCGTCACGATCGTGATCGACAGCTCTGGGCGGCCTTTCATCGGCTGTCTGCGCGCTGCCAAGAGGTGCTGAGCCTGACGGTGTTGGCAGGCCGCGTGGAGTACCAGGGCGTCGCGGACGCACTGCAGATACCTCGAGGAAGTGTGGGACCGACGAGAGGCCGCTGTCTGACGCAGTTGCGGTCTCTGCTCACTGTGGAAGGAGGCTCACCATGAGTCCGACCGGGTACGGCTCCGGGCACCCCCCGGGCGGCGAAGATCCAGTTGACTCGTTTTATCAAGGAGACGTACTGCTGGCCGAGCTGGGCCAACTCTTGGACTACACCGAACCAGTGCCTGCAGGTCTGATCGAGCGGGCACAGTTCGCCATCGAACTGGATAACCTTGACGTGGAGGTCGGCCGTTGGGTCCGCCCTAAGGCGCTTGCTGGGGTGCGCGGTGAGGAGCCCAGCACGATGACCTTCACGGTCGGCGACCTCACACTGATGTTGACGCTTGCCCCCAGCGGTTCAGGTCATCGCTTCGACGGCTGGCTCGTGCCCGGCGGTCCACACATCGTGGAGGTGCGCGTCGCCGGGTACGAGTCCAGCAGGATCGCAGCCGACGAAGGGGGCCGGTTCGCCCTCGACATAGTGCCGAAAGGAACGACTCAGATCCTGGTCCATCTGAGTACGGTCGAGGGCAGGCCCGGCCGAACCATCGCTACTCCCAGCATCGTCTTGTGACATGACCACGGTGGGCGTGATACCGCAGGCTCACCGACGAAGCGGCGCGGGGATCGGGTGGGCCACACCACACTGGTAGGGTCCGCTTCGCCCTTGTCCTTGCTACCGGAGCAATGCAGACGGTGACTGGTCATGACAACCAAGTCAGGCTCCTGCGCCGAGCCGAAGGGCTGCGGACTGCTGCTGCGTCTGCCGCGTCGGCATACCGCCCAGCCGAGGCCAGTCGGCTCCTGCGCCATGCTCTGCGGCTCCTGGACAGCGGCGAGGCGAAGGGCCGCCTCGACGAGAATCTCACAGTAGCGTTCAACCGACTGCGAATTCGGCTGCTAGTCAGTCTGGCATATTCTCAGGACGCGACACGGAGCAACCGTCACGGGTTGAGCATTCTGCGCTCTGCGCAATCCTTGATAAAGGCCCTTCCCGACGCCGGGCAACGCGCTCTGTTCCAAGCTATCGTCGACATCCAGCACGGATCGATGCTTTCTCAGGCCGGCCAGAACGAGCTGGCGATAGACCGCCTCGATCAAGCTGTCACACTCCTTGAACAGACGGAGAGCGCAGACCTGGAAGAGGTGTCTCTCCTCCCTCGCGCCCTACTCAACCGCGCGCTTGCCTTCATCAGGGCAGAGGACCCCAAATCCGCCGTCAGGGAT
The Actinoalloteichus fjordicus DNA segment above includes these coding regions:
- a CDS encoding PspC domain-containing protein, producing MTEHRLVTDAKSRLRRIRRSRQDRMLAGVSGGLGTALGVDPALVRIGFVVLSIIGLGLGVAAYAVCWLIIPEEDY
- a CDS encoding family 20 glycosylhydrolase; its protein translation is MPGARRVSRVHGSWWSGPGAARRRADSPPRRAFDVVLCPEMRWYLDQRQSTDEREPIPERWVHTLADVYRYEPLPAGLPMADAVRILGAPARIWSEMSGRSASSRLRGVPEPGRSGRGGVERSGPGRAGVPDAAGTRSAAEPGRRGRGAATAGRTAFAADSPCDRGSAAGAHLGGGPRLRQRGGPHQ
- a CDS encoding carboxypeptidase regulatory-like domain-containing protein, yielding MSPTGYGSGHPPGGEDPVDSFYQGDVLLAELGQLLDYTEPVPAGLIERAQFAIELDNLDVEVGRWVRPKALAGVRGEEPSTMTFTVGDLTLMLTLAPSGSGHRFDGWLVPGGPHIVEVRVAGYESSRIAADEGGRFALDIVPKGTTQILVHLSTVEGRPGRTIATPSIVL
- a CDS encoding RNA polymerase sigma factor — its product is MNHTRAGQSELSWHELDGYERHEACLIAARAGDRDALNALVTDLTPLVWRVARARGLSTPVAEDVVQTVWLLLLRSLHSLEDPRALAAWLITTTRREAIRSLRGDRDPSLPADVLDDLPTQHHLPEPEALRHDRDRQLWAAFHRLSARCQEVLSLTVLAGRVEYQGVADALQIPRGSVGPTRGRCLTQLRSLLTVEGGSP
- a CDS encoding copper homeostasis protein CutC, giving the protein MADGLLEVIALDAVDAEAAQAGGADRLELVANMAADGLTPDVATVRSVLAATDLPARVMLRDAAGFLPHDLDGLRRSAGELRDAGVEEFVLGFLTVHGRVDEAACLTLLAELDGCRWTFHRAVDNATDRRAAWAQAEALGCDAVLTAGGPAGVERDWPELIDFVDALAPADELLLVGGGLRAAHVARLRERGVRRFHVGGAVRRDWHSPIEADAVRRWVELVHQ
- a CDS encoding CapA family protein → MVATMAAGCVGSPVVATPTRPVGEAPGESAQESTSDAGPQDSFSLVATGDVLIHPPLTEQAELDGAESGGGRDFAPLFAGLEPLLSAADVGLCHLEVPLAAPEGPFLGWPLFSAPPEVADGLAAAGYDVCTTASNHTVDQGEEGVVRTLDRLDEVGIDQTGAARTEEEATTPLVRDVDGVQVGHVSHTFGFNTGTSLPPDKPWMSNLLDADEILAGARAAEEAGADVVVASLHWGVEYQHEPSESQIELAEQLAGDPAIDLIIGHHAHVVQPFEKIGDTWVAYGLGNSVARHAEPRGITEEGVAAHFTFERTPEDDWAVAEASFVPTLVDLGPPVRLVDLTTAEPSPAYDAAATRIEEIVLSRGAAEDGLVRHDG